One genomic segment of Stigmatella erecta includes these proteins:
- a CDS encoding chalcone isomerase family protein, producing MKSTLSALVLSLTLALPALAQEKTVAGVKFPATTPVEGKELKLNGAGLRTKAIFKVYTVGLYLETPSQDAAQILSSEQIKRVRMTMLRDLEKSKITDAISDGIQKNNKAQMPALQQRLDTFKAAIPDLKKGDELVLTYVPGKGTSVQSKTGQEISVEGKDFADALFGVWLGKSPVDGGLKDGMLGKDD from the coding sequence ATGAAATCGACGCTGTCCGCCCTCGTGCTGAGCCTGACCCTCGCGCTGCCTGCCCTCGCCCAGGAGAAGACGGTGGCGGGGGTGAAGTTTCCCGCGACCACTCCGGTGGAAGGCAAGGAGCTGAAGCTCAACGGGGCGGGCCTGCGCACCAAGGCCATCTTCAAGGTCTACACGGTGGGGCTCTACCTGGAGACGCCGTCCCAGGACGCCGCGCAGATCCTCAGCTCGGAGCAGATCAAGCGCGTGCGGATGACGATGCTGCGCGACCTGGAGAAGTCGAAGATCACCGACGCCATCTCCGACGGCATCCAGAAGAACAACAAGGCGCAGATGCCCGCGCTGCAACAGCGGCTGGACACCTTCAAGGCGGCCATCCCGGACCTGAAGAAGGGCGATGAGCTGGTGCTCACCTATGTGCCGGGCAAGGGCACGAGCGTGCAGAGCAAGACGGGCCAGGAGATCTCCGTGGAGGGCAAGGACTTCGCGGACGCGCTCTTCGGGGTGTGGCTGGGCAAGAGCCCCGTGGACGGGGGCCTCAAGGACGGGATGCTCGGCAAGGACGACTGA
- the serC gene encoding 3-phosphoserine/phosphohydroxythreonine transaminase, whose amino-acid sequence MRVINFNAGPAGLPLPALERARDELLEFQGSGMSIMEHSHRGKEYDAVHEEAIALLTKLLGIPDTHQVLFLQGGASQQFAQIPMNFLTPETSADFLMTGVWSEKAFDEAKYYGKPRIAATTVNADKRYTRVPRQDELKVDPRAAYVHMTSNNTIYGTQWHTFPDVGAVPLVADMSSDLLWKPIDVSRFALIYAGAQKNVGPSGIVLVVVAKEFMARGRQDIPKIFRYSTYAENNSLYNTPPTFAIYLCRNVLSWIQGVGGLPQLEAWNRQKGDLLYAAIDRHPEFYRGPVEKDSRSYMNVVFRLPTEALDEAFVAESKKAGMVGLKGHRSAGGIRVSLYNAVTVDNVRVLVSFMDEFVRTRG is encoded by the coding sequence ATGCGCGTCATCAACTTCAACGCTGGACCCGCCGGGCTGCCCCTGCCGGCGCTGGAGCGAGCCCGCGACGAGCTGCTCGAGTTCCAGGGCTCGGGCATGAGCATCATGGAGCACAGCCACCGCGGCAAGGAGTACGACGCCGTCCACGAGGAGGCCATCGCGCTGCTCACGAAGCTGCTGGGCATCCCGGACACCCACCAGGTGCTCTTCCTGCAGGGCGGCGCCTCGCAGCAGTTCGCGCAGATCCCGATGAACTTCCTCACGCCGGAGACCAGCGCGGACTTCCTGATGACGGGGGTGTGGAGCGAGAAGGCCTTCGACGAGGCGAAGTACTACGGCAAGCCGCGCATCGCGGCCACCACCGTGAACGCGGACAAGCGCTACACGCGCGTGCCCCGGCAGGACGAGCTGAAGGTGGATCCCCGGGCGGCGTATGTCCACATGACGAGCAACAACACCATCTACGGGACGCAGTGGCACACGTTCCCGGACGTGGGCGCCGTGCCGCTGGTGGCGGACATGAGCTCGGACCTGCTGTGGAAGCCCATCGACGTGAGCCGGTTCGCGCTGATCTACGCGGGTGCGCAGAAGAACGTGGGCCCCTCGGGCATCGTCCTCGTGGTGGTGGCCAAGGAGTTCATGGCCCGGGGGCGCCAGGACATCCCGAAAATCTTCCGCTACAGCACCTACGCGGAGAACAACTCGCTCTACAACACGCCGCCCACGTTCGCGATCTACCTGTGCCGCAACGTGCTGTCGTGGATCCAGGGGGTGGGCGGGCTGCCGCAGTTGGAGGCCTGGAACCGCCAGAAGGGGGACCTGCTCTACGCGGCCATCGACCGCCACCCGGAGTTCTACCGGGGGCCCGTGGAGAAAGACTCCCGCTCGTACATGAACGTGGTGTTCCGCTTGCCCACCGAGGCGCTGGACGAGGCCTTCGTGGCCGAGTCGAAGAAGGCGGGAATGGTGGGGCTCAAGGGGCACCGCAGCGCGGGGGGCATCCGCGTGTCGCTCTACAATGCGGTGACAGTGGACAATGTCCGGGTGCTGGTGTCCTTCATGGACGAATTCGTCCGGACACGCGGTTAG
- a CDS encoding DNA-binding domain-containing protein, with the protein MKPGLRHFFDAMADFLAAPSGLERLRASHPGWDEAPSRVALYGEFVSHHVRATLAKLYPYTQASVGPEGWTALLDGFEVQRPARHYEMNQLGEGFPAFVADQAGALGLKAFIPALARFEWTDWTVYASEEPLPGPVERLTVNPTLAMVQHPFRLCAWVRGQCQAPAPQEGEEMALLWRHPQHLATWFMPAHDRALLVVKMALEGLSPEAVAEATGVPVDSLHRAVAECVREGFILGP; encoded by the coding sequence ATGAAGCCCGGCTTGAGGCACTTCTTCGACGCGATGGCGGACTTCCTGGCGGCCCCTTCCGGGCTGGAGCGCCTGCGGGCCTCCCACCCTGGCTGGGACGAAGCGCCCTCCCGCGTGGCGCTCTACGGCGAGTTCGTGAGCCACCACGTCCGCGCGACGCTGGCGAAGCTCTACCCGTACACCCAGGCCAGCGTGGGCCCCGAGGGCTGGACGGCCTTGCTGGATGGGTTTGAGGTCCAACGGCCTGCCCGGCACTACGAGATGAACCAGCTGGGGGAGGGGTTCCCGGCCTTCGTGGCGGACCAGGCGGGGGCCCTGGGGCTGAAGGCGTTCATCCCCGCGCTGGCGCGCTTCGAGTGGACGGACTGGACGGTCTACGCCTCCGAGGAGCCGCTGCCGGGGCCGGTGGAGCGGCTCACGGTGAACCCCACGCTCGCGATGGTGCAGCACCCCTTCCGGCTCTGTGCCTGGGTGCGGGGCCAGTGCCAGGCCCCCGCGCCTCAGGAAGGGGAGGAGATGGCGCTGCTGTGGCGCCATCCCCAGCACCTGGCGACGTGGTTCATGCCCGCCCATGACCGGGCCCTGCTGGTGGTGAAGATGGCCCTGGAGGGCCTGTCGCCCGAGGCGGTGGCGGAGGCCACGGGCGTGCCGGTGGACAGCCTTCACCGGGCGGTGGCGGAGTGCGTCCGAGAGGGCTTCATTCTCGGCCCTTGA
- a CDS encoding DUF692 domain-containing protein yields the protein MFLGAGIGLRRGFYETLPRTERALDWVEIVPENFLTLGGRSQRALDACAERWPLLPHGVGLNIGGPDPLDDGYVTRLAALTRRLKSPFFSDHLCYSRLGGVYLHDLLPLPFNEEAVEHVVPRVREVMDRVGLPFLLENPSYYARMPGGTLSEATFLRCVAEEAGCGLLLDVNNIYVNAQNHGYEPRAFVDALPLERVAQIHLAGHERRPDVLIDTHGGPVCDDVWSLYRYVLERTGPVSTLIEWDQDIPSMEAVLDEADRARQLLREAAR from the coding sequence ATGTTCCTCGGCGCGGGGATCGGGCTGCGGCGCGGGTTCTACGAGACGCTGCCGCGCACGGAGCGCGCGCTCGACTGGGTGGAGATCGTCCCCGAGAACTTCCTGACCCTGGGCGGACGCTCTCAACGGGCCCTGGACGCCTGCGCCGAGCGCTGGCCGCTGCTCCCCCACGGGGTAGGGCTGAACATCGGCGGGCCGGATCCCCTGGATGACGGCTATGTCACCCGTCTGGCGGCGCTGACGCGGCGGCTGAAGTCGCCCTTCTTCTCGGACCACCTCTGCTATTCGCGCCTGGGAGGGGTGTACTTGCATGACCTGCTGCCGCTGCCCTTCAACGAGGAGGCGGTGGAGCACGTGGTTCCCCGGGTCCGCGAGGTGATGGACCGGGTGGGCCTCCCCTTCCTGCTGGAGAACCCGAGCTACTACGCGCGCATGCCGGGAGGGACGCTGAGCGAGGCCACCTTTCTGCGGTGCGTGGCCGAAGAGGCCGGCTGTGGCCTGCTGCTGGACGTGAACAACATCTATGTGAACGCCCAGAACCATGGCTACGAGCCGCGGGCGTTCGTGGACGCGCTGCCGCTGGAGCGCGTGGCGCAGATTCACCTGGCCGGGCACGAGCGCCGGCCGGACGTGCTCATCGACACCCATGGGGGCCCGGTGTGTGACGACGTGTGGTCGCTCTACCGCTACGTGCTGGAGCGCACCGGGCCCGTGTCCACGCTCATCGAGTGGGACCAGGACATTCCCTCGATGGAGGCGGTGCTGGACGAGGCAGACCGGGCCCGGCAACTCCTGCGGGAGGCCGCGCGATGA
- a CDS encoding helix-turn-helix domain-containing protein, which yields MNENALNANVGLKLRGLRLARNIKQTDAAKDLGVSPAYLNLIEKGKRVMPFPLLWKALRYFDQDPEQFMSTLGEGRVDEALAKLLDEPLLKSLDIDSESLQSLSAEPKLAGTVAALFNLYKNTRTQLENVLTQLSAEERTRAQTGQTGGTGPGLRFDYSPFDEVSDFLESHRNFFPELEEQAEAMRRDFQLERLLTSAQLVRLLEERFGFRVQFEHAPSGSSVVRRLDLEEQTLTLSPDLTEQPLKFQVATSLGLLLMDREKMVERIVGHGRTRHAETLRLIKVHLSNYFAGALMLPYGDFFKEVERTRYDVELLSNIFGTTYETVAHRFCNLSDPKRTGIPFHFLRADIAGNISKRYSGTGLKFATGGGSCGKWAVHLAFLNPGQLTRQYSMMPDGATYFCFAKVQLQPIEGSIVKGTAYSIGLGTHAENAKYLAYGLPTNDLRKDAVASGITCRFCERTDCNQRSAASYRFAFAFDEYTKKDCFFSPLLVHEGGKGERGEPLDKAPRRRNKDGEG from the coding sequence ATGAACGAGAACGCACTCAACGCGAACGTGGGCCTGAAACTGCGGGGCCTGCGGCTCGCACGCAACATCAAGCAGACGGATGCCGCGAAGGACCTGGGGGTCTCCCCCGCGTACCTGAACCTCATCGAGAAGGGCAAGCGGGTGATGCCCTTCCCGCTGCTGTGGAAGGCGCTGCGCTACTTCGATCAGGATCCCGAGCAGTTCATGTCCACGCTGGGCGAGGGCCGCGTGGACGAGGCCCTGGCGAAGCTCCTGGACGAGCCGCTCCTGAAGAGCCTGGACATCGACTCCGAGTCCCTTCAGAGCCTGTCGGCGGAGCCGAAGCTGGCGGGCACCGTGGCCGCCCTCTTCAACCTCTACAAGAACACGCGCACCCAGCTGGAGAACGTGCTGACGCAGCTGTCCGCCGAGGAGCGGACGCGCGCCCAGACGGGCCAGACCGGCGGCACGGGTCCTGGGCTGCGCTTCGACTACTCGCCGTTCGACGAGGTGAGCGACTTCCTGGAGTCCCACCGCAACTTCTTCCCGGAGCTGGAGGAGCAGGCGGAGGCGATGCGCCGGGACTTCCAGCTGGAGCGGCTGCTCACCAGCGCCCAGCTCGTCCGCTTGCTGGAAGAGCGCTTCGGGTTCCGGGTGCAGTTCGAGCATGCCCCCAGCGGCTCGTCCGTGGTGCGCCGGTTGGACCTGGAGGAGCAGACGCTCACGCTCTCGCCGGACCTCACCGAGCAGCCGCTGAAGTTCCAGGTGGCCACCAGCCTCGGCCTGCTGCTGATGGACCGGGAGAAGATGGTGGAGCGCATCGTGGGGCACGGCCGCACGCGCCACGCCGAGACGCTGCGCCTCATCAAGGTGCACCTGTCCAACTACTTCGCCGGCGCGCTGATGCTCCCCTACGGGGACTTCTTCAAGGAAGTGGAGCGCACGCGCTACGACGTGGAGCTCTTGTCCAACATCTTCGGCACCACCTACGAGACGGTGGCCCACCGCTTCTGCAACCTCTCGGATCCGAAGCGCACGGGCATCCCCTTCCACTTCCTGCGCGCGGACATCGCCGGCAACATCTCCAAGCGCTACAGCGGCACGGGGCTCAAGTTCGCCACGGGCGGCGGCTCGTGTGGCAAGTGGGCCGTGCACCTGGCCTTCCTCAACCCCGGCCAGCTCACGCGCCAGTATTCGATGATGCCCGACGGGGCCACCTACTTCTGCTTCGCCAAGGTGCAGCTCCAGCCCATCGAGGGATCCATCGTCAAGGGCACCGCCTACTCCATCGGCCTGGGCACCCACGCCGAGAACGCCAAGTACCTGGCCTATGGGCTGCCGACCAATGACTTGCGCAAGGACGCGGTGGCCAGCGGCATCACCTGCCGCTTCTGCGAGCGGACCGATTGCAACCAGCGCTCCGCGGCCAGCTACCGCTTCGCCTTCGCTTTTGACGAATACACCAAGAAGGACTGCTTCTTCTCGCCCCTGCTCGTCCACGAGGGCGGCAAGGGCGAGCGGGGAGAGCCCCTGGACAAGGCGCCGCGGCGCCGGAACAAGGACGGCGAGGGCTGA
- a CDS encoding tetratricopeptide repeat protein, translated as MSLTDNERAHIQKALQKQRDALAALRFTGSPVEIGNGLIQLAELHGMLEDHAGSRQSYEEALGFFKTAGNKAGQAQALYGLGIVRANFEDHPGAIERLAQAAALYNELKDQEGEALCRACVGESLRALGHTDGAEEKYQEALILFRQRRNTERVAALLLDIGDIRMEAGDYKRARERFLEALSLLEKGEDPEPLALCQLLLGESEGLLGNHEAARPHLLQAVSLYEQLHEHAFEARARWDLALACYHQQDWPAARVQLEAVLPLYEEQGRADEAAKVRNVLAHFNARGV; from the coding sequence ATGAGCCTGACGGACAACGAACGAGCCCACATTCAGAAAGCCCTCCAGAAGCAGCGCGACGCGCTCGCGGCCCTGCGCTTCACCGGCAGCCCCGTGGAGATCGGCAACGGACTGATCCAGCTCGCCGAGCTTCACGGCATGCTCGAGGACCATGCCGGCAGCCGCCAGAGCTACGAGGAGGCGCTCGGCTTCTTCAAGACCGCGGGCAACAAGGCGGGCCAGGCCCAGGCGCTCTACGGGCTGGGCATCGTGCGGGCGAACTTCGAGGACCACCCGGGCGCCATCGAGCGCCTGGCGCAGGCGGCGGCCCTCTACAACGAGCTGAAGGACCAGGAGGGCGAAGCGCTCTGCCGGGCCTGCGTCGGCGAGTCCCTGCGCGCGCTCGGGCACACGGACGGCGCCGAGGAGAAGTACCAGGAGGCGCTGATCCTCTTCCGCCAGCGCCGGAACACCGAGCGCGTGGCCGCGCTGCTGCTGGACATCGGCGACATCCGCATGGAGGCCGGGGACTACAAGCGGGCCCGGGAGCGCTTCCTGGAGGCCCTCTCGCTGCTGGAGAAGGGCGAGGATCCCGAGCCGCTGGCGCTCTGCCAGCTGCTGCTCGGCGAGTCGGAGGGGCTGCTCGGCAACCACGAGGCGGCGCGCCCTCACCTGCTCCAGGCGGTGTCGCTGTACGAGCAGCTCCACGAGCACGCCTTCGAAGCCCGGGCGCGGTGGGACCTGGCCCTGGCCTGCTACCACCAGCAGGACTGGCCGGCCGCGCGGGTCCAGCTCGAGGCGGTGCTGCCCCTCTACGAGGAGCAGGGCCGCGCGGACGAGGCCGCCAAGGTGCGCAACGTGCTGGCGCACTTCAACGCGCGCGGGGTGTGA
- a CDS encoding sulfite exporter TauE/SafE family protein, with product MTVLLLIAAGMVAGLAGSLLGVGGGVVLVPLLVLGFKLPVEEAVPASLMCVVAGSCAAAASYVDKRLSDIRLGLTLELATVMGAILGGLVAVYIAPAMVAVVFGLFALYVGLQILLVRSPKGEAVQDRYTPENYPLGVSGSFVAGGLSALLGVGGGPLKVPLMSYGMGVPFKVASATSSLMIGVTGAASVASYAWRGHLKLALVSPLIVGVLAGAHGGSRLMPYVSTAVLKKLFAGLLLVVAVQMLWKGGAGLWPSILK from the coding sequence ATGACGGTTCTACTGCTCATTGCCGCGGGGATGGTGGCGGGTCTGGCGGGCTCACTGCTCGGAGTGGGCGGCGGGGTGGTGCTGGTGCCGCTGCTCGTGCTGGGCTTCAAGCTGCCGGTGGAAGAGGCGGTGCCGGCGAGCCTCATGTGTGTGGTGGCCGGCTCGTGTGCGGCAGCGGCCAGCTACGTGGACAAGCGCCTGAGTGACATCCGCCTGGGGCTGACGCTGGAGCTGGCCACGGTGATGGGGGCCATCCTCGGCGGACTGGTGGCGGTCTACATTGCCCCGGCGATGGTGGCGGTGGTGTTCGGCCTGTTCGCCCTCTACGTCGGCCTGCAGATTCTGCTGGTGCGCTCCCCGAAGGGGGAGGCGGTGCAGGATCGCTACACGCCGGAGAACTACCCCCTGGGCGTCTCGGGCTCGTTCGTGGCGGGCGGGCTGTCGGCCCTGCTGGGCGTGGGGGGAGGGCCGCTCAAGGTGCCGCTGATGAGCTACGGCATGGGCGTGCCCTTCAAGGTGGCCAGTGCCACCAGCAGCCTGATGATTGGCGTGACGGGGGCCGCGAGCGTGGCCTCCTACGCCTGGCGCGGGCACCTGAAGCTGGCGCTCGTGTCTCCCTTGATTGTCGGCGTGCTGGCGGGCGCCCATGGCGGCAGCCGGTTGATGCCGTACGTCTCCACCGCGGTGCTCAAGAAGCTGTTCGCGGGGCTGCTGCTGGTGGTGGCGGTGCAGATGCTGTGGAAGGGAGGCGCGGGATTGTGGCCGAGCATTTTGAAGTGA
- a CDS encoding leucyl aminopeptidase encodes MNFSFASGDAVRAGGALLVIPLFDGDLGDAPPSALASAEKALEGKLRAAAAQEGFKAKADQSVSIHTLGRLAADRVLLLGLGSRAKFTPEVLRLAAGRAAKAAQKLKLADLTFVLPGTEQPEEAVRAIVEGLLLGAYRFDHYKSTAKEEKASPRTTTVRLVLPEETQKSPALEQALELGRRVAEATNWARDLVNEPPNVVNPERLAQAAQEAAKESGLKATIGGQRDIERLDMGMFLAVARGSVNEPRLIHVVYTPKNPKDAKRAPLALVGKAITFDSGGLSLKPSDSMIDMKTDMAGSAAVLGAMKVIGALKPPFPVHAFIGACENMPSGNAYRPGDILTSRLGKTVEITNTDAEGRLVLGDILTWACEHKPSAVIDLATLTGACVVALGNYIVGAFGENDATVAAVLEAARAAGEEFWRMPVTDLQKDALRSEVADMKNSGERWGGAINAALFLREFVGTTPWVHLDIAGPSQSPKERGYFNKGATGVGVRSLVEYVRQRTAEVAAHPEAEAAAPVKPAKGAKPAKGKAPRA; translated from the coding sequence ATGAACTTCAGCTTCGCCTCCGGCGACGCCGTGCGGGCCGGCGGCGCCCTGCTCGTCATCCCCCTGTTCGACGGCGACCTTGGAGACGCCCCGCCCTCCGCGCTGGCGTCCGCCGAGAAGGCCCTGGAAGGCAAGCTGAGAGCCGCCGCCGCCCAGGAAGGCTTCAAGGCCAAGGCGGACCAAAGCGTGTCCATCCACACGCTGGGCCGCCTCGCCGCCGATCGCGTGCTGCTGCTGGGCCTGGGCTCGCGCGCGAAGTTCACCCCCGAGGTGCTGCGCCTCGCCGCCGGCCGCGCCGCCAAGGCGGCCCAGAAGCTCAAGCTGGCCGACCTCACCTTCGTCCTGCCCGGCACCGAACAGCCCGAGGAGGCCGTGCGGGCCATCGTCGAGGGGCTGCTGCTCGGGGCCTACCGGTTCGACCATTACAAGAGCACCGCCAAGGAGGAGAAGGCCTCGCCCCGGACCACCACCGTGCGGCTCGTGCTGCCGGAGGAGACGCAGAAGTCCCCCGCGCTGGAGCAGGCGCTGGAGCTGGGCCGGCGCGTGGCCGAGGCCACCAACTGGGCGAGGGACCTGGTCAACGAGCCGCCCAACGTGGTGAACCCCGAGCGCCTGGCGCAGGCCGCCCAGGAGGCCGCCAAGGAATCCGGCCTCAAGGCCACCATCGGGGGCCAGCGCGACATCGAGCGCCTGGACATGGGCATGTTCCTGGCCGTGGCCCGGGGCAGCGTCAACGAGCCCCGGCTCATCCACGTGGTCTACACGCCCAAGAACCCCAAGGACGCCAAGCGGGCGCCCCTGGCGCTCGTGGGCAAGGCCATCACGTTCGACTCCGGAGGCCTGTCGCTCAAGCCCTCGGACTCGATGATCGACATGAAGACGGACATGGCCGGCTCGGCGGCGGTGCTGGGCGCCATGAAGGTGATTGGCGCGCTCAAGCCCCCCTTCCCCGTGCACGCCTTCATCGGCGCGTGCGAGAACATGCCCTCGGGCAACGCGTACCGCCCGGGCGACATCCTCACCTCGCGCCTGGGCAAGACGGTGGAGATCACCAACACGGACGCCGAGGGGCGGCTCGTGCTGGGAGACATCCTCACCTGGGCCTGCGAGCACAAGCCCTCGGCGGTCATCGATCTGGCCACGCTGACGGGCGCCTGCGTGGTGGCCCTGGGCAACTACATCGTGGGCGCGTTCGGCGAGAACGACGCCACGGTGGCCGCGGTGCTGGAGGCGGCACGCGCGGCGGGCGAGGAGTTCTGGCGGATGCCCGTCACGGACCTCCAGAAGGACGCGCTGCGCTCCGAGGTGGCGGACATGAAGAACTCGGGCGAGCGCTGGGGCGGCGCCATCAACGCGGCCCTGTTCCTGCGCGAGTTCGTGGGCACCACGCCGTGGGTGCACCTGGACATCGCCGGCCCGTCGCAGAGCCCCAAGGAGCGTGGCTACTTCAACAAGGGTGCCACGGGCGTGGGCGTGCGCTCGCTGGTGGAGTACGTGCGGCAGCGCACCGCCGAGGTGGCCGCCCACCCGGAGGCGGAGGCCGCCGCGCCGGTCAAGCCCGCCAAGGGCGCCAAGCCGGCCAAGGGCAAGGCGCCGCGCGCCTGA
- the pyrF gene encoding orotidine-5'-phosphate decarboxylase translates to MDGSAARERLALAVDMPLEPGLALYSRVAPFMGYAKVGLSLYVEHGPAAVTAFQKLGGRVFLDLKLHDIPNTVELAAARAGALGVALLTVHAAGGEAMVKAAVKGAREGAQRQGHPPPRVLAVTVLTSLSAADVADIGFSSAPEAAAQRLAQLAIRAGADGLVCSPREAEGLRRLLGPSPFLCTPGIRPAGAEPGDQARAETPAFAVRAGADLLVVGRPVHTALEPVAAARALAQEVSSG, encoded by the coding sequence ATGGACGGTTCCGCCGCCCGCGAACGGCTCGCCCTCGCCGTGGACATGCCCCTGGAGCCAGGGCTCGCGCTCTACTCGCGCGTGGCGCCCTTCATGGGCTACGCCAAGGTGGGGCTCTCGCTGTACGTCGAGCACGGGCCCGCGGCGGTGACCGCCTTCCAGAAGCTGGGCGGCCGGGTGTTCCTCGACCTGAAGCTGCACGACATCCCCAACACCGTGGAGCTGGCGGCCGCGCGCGCCGGGGCCCTCGGGGTGGCGCTGCTCACGGTCCACGCCGCGGGCGGCGAGGCGATGGTGAAGGCCGCCGTGAAGGGGGCGCGCGAGGGGGCCCAGCGCCAGGGCCACCCCCCGCCCCGGGTGCTCGCGGTGACGGTATTGACGTCCCTGTCCGCCGCGGATGTGGCGGACATCGGCTTCTCCAGCGCCCCCGAGGCGGCCGCCCAGCGGCTGGCGCAGCTGGCGATCCGCGCCGGGGCGGATGGGCTCGTGTGCTCGCCCCGGGAAGCCGAGGGGCTTCGCCGCTTGCTTGGCCCCTCGCCCTTCCTCTGCACCCCGGGCATCCGCCCGGCGGGGGCGGAGCCGGGAGATCAGGCCCGCGCGGAGACGCCGGCCTTCGCGGTGCGTGCGGGGGCGGACCTGCTCGTCGTGGGCCGGCCGGTCCACACCGCCCTGGAGCCGGTGGCCGCCGCGCGTGCCCTCGCCCAGGAAGTTTCGTCCGGCTGA
- a CDS encoding DUF4388 domain-containing protein, with the protein MPPRPKATPRITGEAVALDLERPLAAGLSPLRPLSAHFHAPEGMILLREPPDLIGYFAGNLGSLFMEDVFSYVLSGIRSGQLVIQHGALRRTVSFRDGQVVFATSTERYERLGAVIVQLGLITSEQLLHAVSLVTPSRRLGQVLVTEGLVSESNLYNAMTFLVREVVLNLFEMMEGNFLFLETQPPVSDVVKLPERTRDLVIQGIKRGEATNRMRRLYPEDTRVVAGPRAAPPGEEALFARARQGVTLKELRPAYEGSIHAFLSWVEERLGTGELVIEPLPEAASPAGSFDWGPSPETLGPEDRYNLLLSLVYRALQEVGRDVNMLSSFLDSPPAGLEDAYAGVTLDEDGRVDVALIRNNVASGDEALSRALTLEALDAFVSYALFTAQNALPPDIAGQLSLTYRALQEGLT; encoded by the coding sequence GTGCCTCCACGACCCAAGGCCACTCCTCGTATCACCGGTGAAGCGGTTGCTCTGGATCTCGAGCGGCCGCTCGCCGCGGGCTTGTCCCCGCTGCGCCCCCTGTCGGCGCACTTCCATGCGCCGGAGGGGATGATCCTCCTCCGGGAGCCGCCGGATCTCATCGGCTACTTCGCCGGGAATCTGGGCTCGCTGTTCATGGAGGACGTGTTCTCCTACGTCCTGTCCGGCATCCGCAGCGGCCAGCTCGTCATCCAGCACGGCGCGCTGCGCCGCACGGTGTCGTTCCGGGACGGGCAGGTCGTCTTCGCCACGTCCACCGAGCGCTACGAGCGCCTGGGGGCCGTCATCGTCCAGCTGGGGCTCATCACCTCCGAGCAGCTCCTGCACGCCGTCAGCCTGGTGACGCCCTCGAGGCGGCTGGGCCAGGTGCTCGTCACCGAGGGCCTGGTCTCCGAGTCGAACCTCTACAACGCCATGACGTTCCTGGTGCGCGAGGTGGTGCTGAACCTCTTCGAGATGATGGAGGGCAACTTCCTCTTCCTGGAGACACAGCCGCCCGTCTCGGACGTGGTGAAGCTGCCCGAGCGCACGAGGGATCTCGTCATCCAGGGCATCAAGCGCGGCGAGGCCACCAACCGCATGCGCCGCCTGTACCCGGAGGACACCCGGGTGGTGGCAGGCCCCCGGGCCGCTCCTCCCGGAGAGGAGGCGCTGTTCGCCCGGGCCCGCCAGGGGGTGACGCTGAAGGAGCTTCGCCCCGCCTACGAAGGCAGCATCCATGCCTTCCTGAGCTGGGTGGAGGAGCGGCTGGGCACCGGGGAGTTGGTGATCGAGCCCTTGCCGGAGGCCGCCTCCCCGGCGGGCTCCTTCGATTGGGGCCCCTCCCCGGAGACGCTCGGTCCCGAGGACCGCTACAACCTGCTGCTCTCGCTGGTCTACCGCGCGCTCCAGGAGGTGGGGCGCGATGTGAACATGCTCAGCAGCTTCCTCGATTCGCCCCCCGCCGGGCTGGAAGATGCCTATGCGGGGGTGACGCTGGATGAGGACGGGCGGGTGGATGTGGCGCTCATCCGCAACAACGTGGCCTCGGGAGACGAGGCGCTGTCGCGGGCGTTGACGCTGGAGGCGCTCGATGCGTTCGTCTCCTATGCGCTCTTCACCGCGCAGAACGCGCTGCCCCCCGACATCGCGGGCCAGCTCTCCCTCACCTACCGGGCCCTCCAGGAAGGATTGACGTGA